From the Thomasclavelia ramosa DSM 1402 genome, the window GAAGCGACACATCGTTGGGGGGCAAAAATTTGTTGTCAAATTAGTTGTGGAACTGGAAGAAATGCTTTTCCTAACATGTATGGAGAACCACCATTCTCTTCAAGTGATACACCATCAACATTTAATCCTGAAATGAAGTGTCGTCCATTGAGTGAAGAAGATATTAAAAAAATTATGACAGAGTTTGCTAATAGCGCAATAATTGCTAAAAACGCTGGTTTTGATGCAATAGAAATTCATGGACATGCGGGCTATTTGGTTGATCAATTCATGTCGCCTGTATGGAATAAGCGAACTGATGAATATGGTGGTAGTGCTGAAAATAGAATGCGTTTTGCTACAGAAATTGTGCAATCTATAAAACAGGCAGTTGATTTACCAGTTATATTTAGAATTGCTTTAGATCATCTATTTGTAGAGGGTAGAACCTTGGATGAAAGTATGGAATTAATTGAGATTTTAGAAAAAGCTGGGGTAGATGCTTTAGATATTGACGCAGGATGTTATGAACGGATTGATTATATTTTCCCAACTGCATATTTAGGTGATGCTTGTATGGATTATGTATGCAAAGAAGCGCGCAAACATGTAAATATTCCGATCATGAATGCTGGAAATCATACACCTGAATCAGCACTTCGATTAATTGAATCTAAAGATGCTGATTTTGTTATGTTTGGTCGTCAATTTATTGCGGATCCAGATACAGTAAATAAATTGATGAGCGATCATGAAGAGGATGTTCGCCCATGTATTCGCTGCAATGAAGAATGTGTAGGGAGAATTGTCGGACGTCTTACTAAGTTGAGTTGTGCAGTAAATCCTCAAGCATGTGAAGAAGAACGTTTTGCAATTAAGCCATGTAGTCAAGTAAAAAATATTGTTGTGATTGGTGCAGGACCTGCTGGATTAGAAGCTGCTAGAGTAGCTGCTGCTGAAGGACATAATGTGGAAATTTATGAAAAGACTAATATGATTGGTGGACAATTAAGTGTTGCTGCGACACCAAAATTTAAGGATCAATTAAAGAAATTAGTTAAATGGTTTGAAGTACAATTAAATAAATTGGATGTAATAATACACTTTAATTATGAAGTAAAAGCAGATGATCAAATTTTAAAAAATGCAGATCAAATTATTGTGGCCTGTGGAGCAGATGAAATTATACCTCCAATAAATGGTATCAATAATGAGAATGTAATTAGTGTAATTGACGCACATATGCACAAAGGTATGATTAAAGGTGAAAATGTCATTATGTGTGGTGGGGGATTGTCAGGTATTGATAGTGCCATTGAACTTGCTAGTGAACATGGTAAAAATGTTACAATAATTGAGATGGCTGATAGTATTGCTAAAGATGTATTATTTATTAACCAGGCTTCAATTTTTGCAAAGATTGATGAATATAAAATTAATGTGATTACCGGTGCTAAAGTTATTGAGTTTAATAATGATGGCATTACTTATCAAAAAGATGAACAAGAAGTTGTTTGTAAAGCGGATACGATTATTAGAGCATTTGGAATGAAACCAAATCGTGAATTAGCTGAAGAAATTAGAAATATTTATCCAACTAAAACAAGAATTGTTGGGGATAGTGAAAAAATTGGTAAGGTTGCTAATGCTATACGTGATGGATTCTATGCGGGAATGTCTTTATAAAAATATAAAAGTTCGTTATATTAGCGAACTTTTTATATAGCTGTTTTAGGTATTGTCTAGTAAAAATTTCATATAATTATTCTATTTTTTATGAAAGTATAAAAATCAATCTTTACTTTTAATTTTGTTGTTGTGTAATTTTCAAAGTAATTTTAATAATTGTCATTGCGTGAAATAAAGATTATATAAGCAAATTATACATAGATGATATAATAATGGAAAAATAAAATGAAACTATGAAAATTTATAAAAAATATATTAGGGAGTTTTTAAAAATTGAAAGAGTAAATATGTGATTAAATAAATATCATCAATTAATCAAAATGCTTTCAAATGATTATGATGAGATTGAAGCAAGGAAGATTTTTTTAATAATATTAAATTTATCATTAATTTAATATTATTTCTTTAGTCATAAGCCTATTTTCAAGTGTAATTTTAAATGTAATGTAGTTATGTAAAATAACGATTAGATTTTATTTGATCTAATCGTTATTTGTTATATAGTCGTAAATATCTTTTCTTATCTCATTTTCCAATTTATAAGTAAATTGAACAACATTATTGTTTGTATTGGACATAGTTGTTTGAATTGGTTCGCCATAAGCGTGCATTAGACCTAAATAGTAAAATTCTTTAGAGGCTTCATCATCTTTATTTTTTCTAATAAATAGATGGATTTTAACATGATTAGTTTTTTCACTATATATTTTAACTACATCTTCGGATTCAATCGTACGCCTTGGCTTAGAAAAACAAATTATAGTATTTTGATCTACTAATCTATCCTCGTATTTGATAGATTCGCTAATGCCTTCTTCTTTATCATAATTAATAAACACAGGAAAAGTGTTGGTATGTTTATCGTACTTATATCCACCTATATTAAGTGGAACTAAATTTTTTTCCCAATTTAATAAGCGGCAAACATCTTCATAAGTGTATTTTTTATATAGGCATAGTGAGGTATCTTTATATGTATTCGTATAATTTTGTTTATAACGATTTATTCCAAAATCGAGTAATTCAATTATTTGTTTTTTAAATTCTTGATCAGCTAATAACATTTTAAATTGTGCAGAAGTATTGAGGTTTTCATCAATAAATATAGCATCTTTAAATGTTGCTTTTGATGAGCCAGTAGCAAAATTTTGACTTAGAATATTAATGATTGTCTGATAAGTTATTTTAGGTAAATTAAGATTATAGTTATTCAACAAAGATTCTTTTAAATTATCAAGTAAATTAGTATGTTTTTCAATTGCAATTTTAATTGCTTCTAATTCATGAATTCGTTTTCCTGATGCAAGTTTGGTTGAGATATAAGTAAGATATTGTTCTTGAACAGAGCTGAATTTAACATTATATTCTTTTTCGTATTTTGTTAGGAATTTATGATATGAACCTAAATTTTTATTTTGAAAAATTCTTAAGACATCAATAGATTCATATTTATCAAAATCTTTTAAACTAGGAATTTTACCTAGTTTTTGTTTTAATTGTTGATAACTTTCCTTAATGATTTTAATATCACTAAAATTTGCTTTATCAATCGATTCAAAAATTTTCTTTTTAGAAATCAAATCAAAATTAACTGTTGATGCACCTGGAATAATTAAAGAACCTTCACTTACGAATCTTCTTAAAGTATCTTTGTTATAGCTTAGACTACCGCTTAATGCAATAGGAATCAAAAAGTTCTTTTCATAATTTCCAATAAAATCAATAATAACAACATATTCTTTAGAAGGATCTTTACGTAGACCACGTCCTAGCTGTTGAACAAAAACAATTGCTGATTCAGTTGGACGTAGCATGATAACTTGATTAACTTTAGGAATATCAATTCCTTCATTAAATATATCTACTGTAAAAATATAATCTAAGCAATTAACTAAATCATCACTTTCAAGTCTGTTCATCGCATCACGGCGTTGTGCTTCAGTATTTTCACCGGTTAAAGATATAGTCTTGTAACCACGGGTATTGAATAAGTTAGATAGTTCCGTTGCTTCATCTTTACGACTACAAAAAACTAATCCCCGAACACGATCGCCTGAATATCCATAACGATTTATTTGTTCTATTATATGCTTAACTCGGTCTTTGGAAACAAGATTGTTAAAATCTGTTTTATCATCCAGTGATTCTCCATTAACTTGAATATCTGTAATACCATAATAATGAAAGGGACATAATAAGTCATATTCCATTGCTTGTTGTAGTCTAATTTCATACGCAATGTTATAATCAAACATTTTATAAATATCGAAATCATCACTACGCTCTGGTGTTGCAGACATACCTAACATGAATTTAGGGGTGAAATAGTTTACTAACTCTTGGTATGAATTAGCTCCAGCACGGTGAACTTCATCAATAATGATATAATCAAAATCATTTGGATTAAACATTTCACGATATTCTTTTTTATGAATTGTCTGGATTGTCGAAAATATATAATCAGCATTAATATCTTTATTGTTACCTGTGAATACACCGAAACTATGATTATTTATTATTTTTTCAAATGACAACATTGCTGTTCTAGCAATATTTTCTCGATGGACAACAAATAACATTCTTTTGGGATTAACATTTTTCACATCAAAAGCACTTAAAAATGTTTTGCCTGTACCGGTTGCAGAAATAAGTAAAGCCTTATTTTTATTTTCGTTTCTAATTGATTTTAATGAATCTAATGCAGCTCGTTGCATTTTATTAGGTTTTATTTCTTTTTTATAATAT encodes:
- a CDS encoding DUF3427 domain-containing protein, which produces MQRAALDSLKSIRNENKNKALLISATGTGKTFLSAFDVKNVNPKRMLFVVHRENIARTAMLSFEKIINNHSFGVFTGNNKDINADYIFSTIQTIHKKEYREMFNPNDFDYIIIDEVHRAGANSYQELVNYFTPKFMLGMSATPERSDDFDIYKMFDYNIAYEIRLQQAMEYDLLCPFHYYGITDIQVNGESLDDKTDFNNLVSKDRVKHIIEQINRYGYSGDRVRGLVFCSRKDEATELSNLFNTRGYKTISLTGENTEAQRRDAMNRLESDDLVNCLDYIFTVDIFNEGIDIPKVNQVIMLRPTESAIVFVQQLGRGLRKDPSKEYVVIIDFIGNYEKNFLIPIALSGSLSYNKDTLRRFVSEGSLIIPGASTVNFDLISKKKIFESIDKANFSDIKIIKESYQQLKQKLGKIPSLKDFDKYESIDVLRIFQNKNLGSYHKFLTKYEKEYNVKFSSVQEQYLTYISTKLASGKRIHELEAIKIAIEKHTNLLDNLKESLLNNYNLNLPKITYQTIINILSQNFATGSSKATFKDAIFIDENLNTSAQFKMLLADQEFKKQIIELLDFGINRYKQNYTNTYKDTSLCLYKKYTYEDVCRLLNWEKNLVPLNIGGYKYDKHTNTFPVFINYDKEEGISESIKYEDRLVDQNTIICFSKPRRTIESEDVVKIYSEKTNHVKIHLFIRKNKDDEASKEFYYLGLMHAYGEPIQTTMSNTNNNVVQFTYKLENEIRKDIYDYITNND
- a CDS encoding NAD(P)/FAD-dependent oxidoreductase; the encoded protein is MKYDALFTPFKIGNMEVKNRFVMAPMGTNSSHIDGCIANDEIDYFEARAKGGVGLIIMGCQFLNPDLAQGSLEGILQNSYVIPQLTTVVEATHRWGAKICCQISCGTGRNAFPNMYGEPPFSSSDTPSTFNPEMKCRPLSEEDIKKIMTEFANSAIIAKNAGFDAIEIHGHAGYLVDQFMSPVWNKRTDEYGGSAENRMRFATEIVQSIKQAVDLPVIFRIALDHLFVEGRTLDESMELIEILEKAGVDALDIDAGCYERIDYIFPTAYLGDACMDYVCKEARKHVNIPIMNAGNHTPESALRLIESKDADFVMFGRQFIADPDTVNKLMSDHEEDVRPCIRCNEECVGRIVGRLTKLSCAVNPQACEEERFAIKPCSQVKNIVVIGAGPAGLEAARVAAAEGHNVEIYEKTNMIGGQLSVAATPKFKDQLKKLVKWFEVQLNKLDVIIHFNYEVKADDQILKNADQIIVACGADEIIPPINGINNENVISVIDAHMHKGMIKGENVIMCGGGLSGIDSAIELASEHGKNVTIIEMADSIAKDVLFINQASIFAKIDEYKINVITGAKVIEFNNDGITYQKDEQEVVCKADTIIRAFGMKPNRELAEEIRNIYPTKTRIVGDSEKIGKVANAIRDGFYAGMSL